In Natronococcus sp. AD-5, the genomic window GAGCCGCTCACGTACCCGTTCATCACGTGGTCGTACTTCTACCCGACCGGATGGCTCACGGCGGGCATCGCGCACGGCTCGCCGGAACACCTGGTGGCGAACATGGTCGGCACCCTCGCGTTCGCCCCGATCGCGGAGTACGCGTGGGGGCACTATCCGCGGTCGCGCCGGAACGCGGTCGACGCCGGAGAGCGGCCCGAGTCCGACGGCCGTGACGGCTGGCTGACGCGTCCCTGGATCCGGGCGGTCGTCGCGTTTCCGGGCGCGCTGTTCGCCGTCGCGTATCTCACGGCGTTCTTCTCGCTGGGGCCGGGACTCGGATTCTCCGGCGCCGTCTTCGCTATCGCCGGATTCGCCCTCGTCACGTATCCGATCTCTACCGTCGTCGCGATCGTTGTCTCCAGCGCCCTGCAGCTCCTGTACCAGGCTCTAACCCAGCCCGTCGTCCGCGAGGCGATCGAGACGGGGCCGCCGGCGCCACCGGGGTGGGCGTCGATCGGCTTCCAGGCGCATCTGCTGGGATTCCTGCTCGGTGCGCTCGCCGGGATCGCGCTGCTGGGGCGCAGGGGGCGTCGGCCGACCGTGGAGCGAGTGTTCGTCGCAACCCTCCTGCTCGGGTTCGCCCAGACGCTCTGGCTCCTCGTCTGGCCCGCCGAGGACGACGTGTTCGTGCTCTACCGCGGCGCCGGCGTCGTCCTCGTCGTCCTGCTGGCGATGGTCGTCTCGATCGCCGTCGCGGGCAGCGATCGTCCGCTTCCCCGCCCGCTCTCGATCCTCCCTCGAGCGCCGACGCGGCGCCGACTCGCCGCCGCGTGGCTGCTCGTAGTCTCGATCGGTTTCCTGGCGGGGACCGCGGGCGTACTACTGGAGGACCAGCCGCTACTCCTCTCGCTCGGAACGCTGCTCCTGTTCTCGGTACTGCTCGCGCTTCCGGCGCTGCCGCCGGTCGTCCCCGATCGGTGGCTCTCGGATCCGGTGTCGCGTCGACAGGCCGCGGTCATCTGTCTCGCCGCGCTGACGGTGCTCGTCGCCGTCCCGAGCGTCCCGTTCGGCCTGACGGTCGTCGACGACGACGCCGTTCCGGGATCCGGCGAGGTCGACGTCGGGAACTACGCCGTGACCTACGAGCGGGACGCGCGGCTCGAGCAGCGCTCGGTCGTGGACGTCGGCGACGAGGACGCGACCGCCGAGAGGCCGCAGGACGGCGTGATCGTCGTCAACGACGACCGCGAGATCGCGACCGTCGCCGTTCGCTCGGATCTGCTCGAGTACGAGGGCGAACAGTCCGTCCACGTCGGCGGGTTCGGCTGGCGGGAGACCGTCCACGTCGAGCGGACCGGCTGGGAAGTCGTCGGGAACGAAACGGCGTACGCCGTCGACCTCGAGGTCGACGACGAGACGACCCGGTCGTTCGCGTCCGACCCGGTCCTGACCCGCACGACGGTCGACGGCCACGCGATTTCCGTCGTCCCGACCGACGACGCGTTCCTGCTCCGGGTCACCGAGGACGGCGACGAGGTCGGCGAGGCGGCGATTCCGGCGGCCGACGAATCCACGACGATCGGCGACCTGCGGTTCTCGACGGAGGACGTCGACGGCCCCGATCGCGTGGTCGTCGAAACGGACGACACCGAGGTCCAGATCGCCGAGCGAGAGGTCTACGAGGGAGAGACGGACGAACGAGACGAGAAGTGACCGACTCGGCGCCGTTCGCGCGGTCGACTCGTGTCGGCGCGAATCGACTTACAAGCGGAGCTCCCTGGTCTCGACGGCGTCACACGACGGGCAGACGAACTGGTACTGGACTCGACTCCCGGACGTCGTGACGCGCCACCCGCCTTCGCTGTCGAAGTAGCCGCACTGCGGACACTCGAGTTCCGAGTCGTCGAACTTCGCCCGGAGTCGCTCGAACGGCGATCGGTAGGTTGACATATGGTAGCATACGACTCGAAGATTCATAACGTTCAGTAGAATCCCGTTGATACGTCGTTCGCCGCACCCACCATGGTTCTTAGGTGTTCCCGTCGTGTGGAACGGTATGGATACTGCTCGGGGGACGCCCGATTCCGGAAGCGTCTCGTCGGCGACGGCCGCGCTCGAGCACGTCGTCGATCCCGTGCTGGCCGTCGCTGACGGGGTGATCACGTACGCGAACGAGGCGGCGCTGGACGCCTTCGACCTCTCGATGGAAAACGGATCACGGGACGCGGCGACGCTGCTCGACCCTCACTGGAACGCGCTCGATGCGGCGCTCGCGGAAACGACGGTCGGCACCGCTCGGCGCGTCCCGCTCGAGCACGACGCGTACGACGCGCGCGTCCACCGGGGGGAAGGCGGCGCGACGATCACGTTCGAGCGAACGAGCGAACGCGAACCGCCGGCGAGCGACCGAGTCGTCAAGGAGCGCGCGATCAACGAGGCGCCGATCGGGATCACGATCTCCGATCCGGACCGCGAGGACAATCCGCTCGTGTACATCAACGACGCCTACGAGGAACTCACCGGCTACAGCTCCGACGAGGTCGTCGGCCGAAACTGCCGGTTTCTCCAGGGGGACGGGTCCGACCCCGAAGCGGTCGCGACGATGCGAGAGGCCATCGACGCCGAACGACCCGTCACCGTCGAACTCACGAACTACCGCAAGGACGGTACCGCGTTCTGGAACGAGGTGACGATCGCGCCCGTTCGCGACGCGGCGGGCGCACTCACCAACTACGTCGGCTTCCAGAACGACGTCACGACGCGCAAGGAGGCCGAACTCG contains:
- a CDS encoding rhomboid family intramembrane serine protease, with protein sequence MPVTPTQVALVLTVLAALGFAWEYGERDRWRALVADRFVYGVPWGTIVTVGAVTAFYLLAQGGLRHWSEPLTYPFITWSYFYPTGWLTAGIAHGSPEHLVANMVGTLAFAPIAEYAWGHYPRSRRNAVDAGERPESDGRDGWLTRPWIRAVVAFPGALFAVAYLTAFFSLGPGLGFSGAVFAIAGFALVTYPISTVVAIVVSSALQLLYQALTQPVVREAIETGPPAPPGWASIGFQAHLLGFLLGALAGIALLGRRGRRPTVERVFVATLLLGFAQTLWLLVWPAEDDVFVLYRGAGVVLVVLLAMVVSIAVAGSDRPLPRPLSILPRAPTRRRLAAAWLLVVSIGFLAGTAGVLLEDQPLLLSLGTLLLFSVLLALPALPPVVPDRWLSDPVSRRQAAVICLAALTVLVAVPSVPFGLTVVDDDAVPGSGEVDVGNYAVTYERDARLEQRSVVDVGDEDATAERPQDGVIVVNDDREIATVAVRSDLLEYEGEQSVHVGGFGWRETVHVERTGWEVVGNETAYAVDLEVDDETTRSFASDPVLTRTTVDGHAISVVPTDDAFLLRVTEDGDEVGEAAIPAADESTTIGDLRFSTEDVDGPDRVVVETDDTEVQIAEREVYEGETDERDEK
- a CDS encoding HVO_0649 family zinc finger protein — its product is MSTYRSPFERLRAKFDDSELECPQCGYFDSEGGWRVTTSGSRVQYQFVCPSCDAVETRELRL